In Dromaius novaehollandiae isolate bDroNov1 chromosome 4, bDroNov1.hap1, whole genome shotgun sequence, a single genomic region encodes these proteins:
- the ABCG2 gene encoding broad substrate specificity ATP-binding cassette transporter ABCG2 isoform X2: MAEGQSHISIPMSDSSTNGSPRGQRSSPDLASRGGSTLTFHNICYYVKMKSGFLFCKKTVDKEVLRDINGIMRPGLNAILGPTGSGKSSLLDILAARKDPHGLSGDILINGAPQPANFKCTSGYVVQDDVVMGTLTVRENLQFSAALRLPQSVREQEKNERVNQIIKQLGLNKVADSKVGTQFIRGVSGGERKRTSIGMELIIDPAVLFLDEPTTGLDASTANAVLLLLKRMAKQGKTIIFSIHQPRYSIFRLFDNLTLLAEGRMLYHGPAQNAIEYFKSVGYECEAYNNPADFFLDVINGDSTAVAMSKTDEANAEITEEHIDRDKTLAEKLAEQYSNSTYYKETKAILENFSLGNKKKTKVIFRQITYASSFCHQLKWVSKRAFKNLIGNPQASIAQLCVTTFLGLLVGAIFFGVKDDYTGLQNRVGAMFFLTTDQCFSSITAIELFVVEKKLFIHEYISGYYRTSAYFISKLMADLIPMRTLPSIIFTCITYFMLGLKPTAEAFFIMLLTLMMVSYTATSMALAIATGQSVVTLANLLMTLAFVFMIIFSGLLVNLTSIISWLSWLQYFSIPRYGMTALEINELSGLNFCNNTDTTDLNDNCLQISQQWCTGDDYLKNQGIDPSSWGLWQNHLALACMIVIFLTISYLKLHFMKKFS, from the exons ATGGCAGAAGGCCAGTCACACATAAGTATTCCGATGTCGGACTCGAGCACAAACGGCAGCCCTAGAGGACAGCGATCCTCTCCAGACTTAGCCAGCAGAGGAGGGAGCACGTTAACTTTCCACAACATCTGCTACTATGTGAAGATGAAGAGTGGGTTCCTGTTCTGTAAAAAAACAGTTGATAAAGAGGTTTTGAGAGATATTAA TGGCATTATGAGACCAGGACTGAATGCAATTTTGGGACCCACTGGCAGTGGTAAATCTTC TCTGCTTGATATTTTGGCTGCAAGGAAAGATCCTCATGGGCTTTCAGGAGACATTTTGATAAATGGAGCTCCTCAGCCTGCCAACTTTAAATGTACCTCTGGATATGTAGTACAG GATGATGTGGTGATGGGAACCCTGACTGTAAGAGAAAATCTCCAGTTCTCAGCAGCACTCCGTTTGCCGCAGTCAGTgagggaacaggaaaaaaatgaacgaGTTAACCAGATCATCAAGCAACTGGGTTTGAACAAAGTGGCAGATTCCAAG GTTGGCACCCAGTTCATCCGTGGTGTGTccggaggagagaggaaaaggacgAGTATTGGGATGGAGCTCATTATAGATCCTGCTGTCTTGTTTTTGGATGAGCCAACTACCGGACTCGATGCCAGTACTGCTAATGCTGTCCTGCTGCTCCTGAAAAG GAtggcaaaacaaggaaaaacaatcATCTTTTCCATTCACCAGCCTCGGTACTCCATATTCCGACTGTTTGATAACCTTACACTGTTGGCTGAAGGGAGGATGCTGTACCACGGGCCAGCTCAGAATGCCATTGAGTACTTCAAATCTGTCG GTTACGAGTGTGAGGCATACAACAaccctgctgatttttttctggacGTCATTAATGGAGACTCAACTGCCGTGGCAATGAGCAAGACAGATGAAGCTAATGCAG AGATCACTGAAGAACACATTGATCGTGATAAAACTTTGGCCGAGAAGTTAGCAGAGCAATACTCCAACTCCACCTActacaaagaaacaaaagcaatacTTGAGAATTTTTCTttgggaaataaaaagaaaacaaaagtaattttcagaCAAATTACATATGCCAGTTCCTTCTGTCATCAGCTGAAATGGGTGTCCAAGCGCGCATTTAAAAACCTGATTGGAAACCCTCAAGCCTCCATAGCTCAG ctctgTGTTACAACTTTCCTGGGACTCCTCGTAGGTGCCATTTTCTTTGGAGTAAAAGATGACTACACTGGTCTACAAAACAG aGTTGGTGCAATGTTCTTTCTGACCACCGATCAGTGTTTCAGCAGCATTACAGCTATTGAACTCTttgttgtggaaaaaaaattatttat ACATGAATATATCAGTGGGTACTACAGAACATCTGCATATTTCATCTCAAAGCTGATGGCTGATTTAATACCCATGAGGACTTTACCAAGCATCATCTTCACCTGTATAACTTATTTCATGTTAG GTTTGAAACCAACAGCAGAAGCCTTCTTTATAATGCTGCTTACCCTTATGATGGTGTCCTACACAGCCACTTCTATGGCACTAGCCATTGCAACAGGACAGAGTGTGGTCACTTTGGCGAACCTGCTCATGactcttgcatttgtttttatgaTT ATTTTCTCTGGGTTGCTGGTAAATCTAACAAGCATCATATCCTGGCTGTCCTGGCTGCAGTATTTTAGCATACCTCGATATGGAATGACA gCTTTAGAAATTAATGAATTGAGTGGTCTGAACTTCTGCAACAACACTGACACCACAGATCTGAATGATAATTGTCTGCAGATAAGCCAACA GTGGTGCACAGGAGACGATTATTTGAAAAATCAAGGCATTGATCCAAGTAGTTGGGGTCTATGGCAGAATCATCTGGCTCTTGCATGCATGATAGTAATATTCCTTACAATTTCATACTTGAAATTACACTTCATGAAGAAGTTCTCttaa
- the ABCG2 gene encoding broad substrate specificity ATP-binding cassette transporter ABCG2 isoform X1, whose protein sequence is MAEGQSHISIPMSDSSTNGSPRGQRSSPDLASRGGSTLTFHNICYYVKMKSGFLFCKKTVDKEVLRDINGIMRPGLNAILGPTGSGKSSLLDILAARKDPHGLSGDILINGAPQPANFKCTSGYVVQDDVVMGTLTVRENLQFSAALRLPQSVREQEKNERVNQIIKQLGLNKVADSKVGTQFIRGVSGGERKRTSIGMELIIDPAVLFLDEPTTGLDASTANAVLLLLKRMAKQGKTIIFSIHQPRYSIFRLFDNLTLLAEGRMLYHGPAQNAIEYFKSVGYECEAYNNPADFFLDVINGDSTAVAMSKTDEANAAEITEEHIDRDKTLAEKLAEQYSNSTYYKETKAILENFSLGNKKKTKVIFRQITYASSFCHQLKWVSKRAFKNLIGNPQASIAQLCVTTFLGLLVGAIFFGVKDDYTGLQNRVGAMFFLTTDQCFSSITAIELFVVEKKLFIHEYISGYYRTSAYFISKLMADLIPMRTLPSIIFTCITYFMLGLKPTAEAFFIMLLTLMMVSYTATSMALAIATGQSVVTLANLLMTLAFVFMIIFSGLLVNLTSIISWLSWLQYFSIPRYGMTALEINELSGLNFCNNTDTTDLNDNCLQISQQWCTGDDYLKNQGIDPSSWGLWQNHLALACMIVIFLTISYLKLHFMKKFS, encoded by the exons ATGGCAGAAGGCCAGTCACACATAAGTATTCCGATGTCGGACTCGAGCACAAACGGCAGCCCTAGAGGACAGCGATCCTCTCCAGACTTAGCCAGCAGAGGAGGGAGCACGTTAACTTTCCACAACATCTGCTACTATGTGAAGATGAAGAGTGGGTTCCTGTTCTGTAAAAAAACAGTTGATAAAGAGGTTTTGAGAGATATTAA TGGCATTATGAGACCAGGACTGAATGCAATTTTGGGACCCACTGGCAGTGGTAAATCTTC TCTGCTTGATATTTTGGCTGCAAGGAAAGATCCTCATGGGCTTTCAGGAGACATTTTGATAAATGGAGCTCCTCAGCCTGCCAACTTTAAATGTACCTCTGGATATGTAGTACAG GATGATGTGGTGATGGGAACCCTGACTGTAAGAGAAAATCTCCAGTTCTCAGCAGCACTCCGTTTGCCGCAGTCAGTgagggaacaggaaaaaaatgaacgaGTTAACCAGATCATCAAGCAACTGGGTTTGAACAAAGTGGCAGATTCCAAG GTTGGCACCCAGTTCATCCGTGGTGTGTccggaggagagaggaaaaggacgAGTATTGGGATGGAGCTCATTATAGATCCTGCTGTCTTGTTTTTGGATGAGCCAACTACCGGACTCGATGCCAGTACTGCTAATGCTGTCCTGCTGCTCCTGAAAAG GAtggcaaaacaaggaaaaacaatcATCTTTTCCATTCACCAGCCTCGGTACTCCATATTCCGACTGTTTGATAACCTTACACTGTTGGCTGAAGGGAGGATGCTGTACCACGGGCCAGCTCAGAATGCCATTGAGTACTTCAAATCTGTCG GTTACGAGTGTGAGGCATACAACAaccctgctgatttttttctggacGTCATTAATGGAGACTCAACTGCCGTGGCAATGAGCAAGACAGATGAAGCTAATGCAG CAGAGATCACTGAAGAACACATTGATCGTGATAAAACTTTGGCCGAGAAGTTAGCAGAGCAATACTCCAACTCCACCTActacaaagaaacaaaagcaatacTTGAGAATTTTTCTttgggaaataaaaagaaaacaaaagtaattttcagaCAAATTACATATGCCAGTTCCTTCTGTCATCAGCTGAAATGGGTGTCCAAGCGCGCATTTAAAAACCTGATTGGAAACCCTCAAGCCTCCATAGCTCAG ctctgTGTTACAACTTTCCTGGGACTCCTCGTAGGTGCCATTTTCTTTGGAGTAAAAGATGACTACACTGGTCTACAAAACAG aGTTGGTGCAATGTTCTTTCTGACCACCGATCAGTGTTTCAGCAGCATTACAGCTATTGAACTCTttgttgtggaaaaaaaattatttat ACATGAATATATCAGTGGGTACTACAGAACATCTGCATATTTCATCTCAAAGCTGATGGCTGATTTAATACCCATGAGGACTTTACCAAGCATCATCTTCACCTGTATAACTTATTTCATGTTAG GTTTGAAACCAACAGCAGAAGCCTTCTTTATAATGCTGCTTACCCTTATGATGGTGTCCTACACAGCCACTTCTATGGCACTAGCCATTGCAACAGGACAGAGTGTGGTCACTTTGGCGAACCTGCTCATGactcttgcatttgtttttatgaTT ATTTTCTCTGGGTTGCTGGTAAATCTAACAAGCATCATATCCTGGCTGTCCTGGCTGCAGTATTTTAGCATACCTCGATATGGAATGACA gCTTTAGAAATTAATGAATTGAGTGGTCTGAACTTCTGCAACAACACTGACACCACAGATCTGAATGATAATTGTCTGCAGATAAGCCAACA GTGGTGCACAGGAGACGATTATTTGAAAAATCAAGGCATTGATCCAAGTAGTTGGGGTCTATGGCAGAATCATCTGGCTCTTGCATGCATGATAGTAATATTCCTTACAATTTCATACTTGAAATTACACTTCATGAAGAAGTTCTCttaa